In a single window of the Caldilineales bacterium genome:
- a CDS encoding 2-oxo acid dehydrogenase subunit E2, producing MAFEVVLPRLGWNMESGRLGEWLKKDGERVQTGDILFTVEGDKAVQEVEALDSGILRIPPDSPPPGQEIPVGTLLAYLVADGEPPPFAPPGPPSPVRPADDRPDALTPPPPGQRADDAQEPRHEGGDPAISPRARRLARELGLDWRALKGSGRTGRIIERDVRQARAQQAEGERRRAEIAITPVARRVAHELGVDAEALAAQAPGKRLRRADIEAEAGRTHAAGQAQGRPIGQAQGRPMTPVRRLIAERMAASAHTTAAVTLTTEVDATELVRLRQQLQADGGPEPAPSYNDILARLVAQALLEHPLLNARIEGEMIVPSATANIGLAVDTERGLLVPVLRDVQTKSLRQVAREAAALVEQARTGRIAAGDLAGGTFTITNLGMYEIDVFTPIINLPECAILGVGRIVARQVVVDAEAEEVAIRRMMFLSLTFDHRLVDGAPAARFLQRVKHYVEKPYLWLAGSKET from the coding sequence ATGGCATTCGAGGTCGTTTTGCCCCGCCTGGGCTGGAACATGGAAAGCGGCAGGCTGGGCGAATGGCTCAAAAAGGACGGCGAGCGCGTGCAGACGGGCGACATCCTTTTCACCGTCGAGGGCGACAAAGCCGTGCAAGAGGTCGAGGCATTGGACAGCGGCATCCTCCGCATCCCGCCCGACTCGCCCCCGCCGGGCCAGGAAATCCCGGTGGGGACGCTGCTCGCTTATCTCGTGGCCGACGGCGAGCCGCCGCCGTTCGCCCCGCCCGGCCCGCCGTCACCCGTCCGGCCGGCCGATGACCGGCCAGACGCCCTCACCCCGCCCCCGCCGGGCCAACGGGCCGATGACGCGCAGGAGCCGCGCCACGAGGGCGGCGATCCCGCCATCAGCCCACGCGCCCGCCGCCTGGCCCGTGAACTCGGCCTCGATTGGCGCGCGCTCAAGGGCAGCGGCCGCACGGGGCGGATCATCGAGCGCGATGTGCGCCAGGCCCGAGCACAGCAGGCCGAGGGCGAGAGGCGGCGGGCGGAAATCGCCATCACGCCGGTGGCGCGGCGCGTGGCCCACGAGCTGGGCGTCGATGCCGAAGCCCTGGCCGCGCAAGCGCCCGGCAAACGCTTGCGGCGCGCGGATATCGAGGCGGAGGCCGGGCGCACCCATGCAGCCGGCCAGGCTCAGGGCAGGCCCATCGGCCAGGCTCAGGGCAGGCCCATGACGCCGGTGCGCCGCCTGATCGCCGAGCGCATGGCCGCCAGCGCCCACACGACCGCAGCCGTCACCCTCACCACCGAGGTGGACGCCACCGAGCTGGTGCGGCTGCGCCAGCAACTGCAAGCCGACGGCGGGCCGGAGCCGGCGCCCTCGTACAACGACATCCTGGCCAGGCTGGTCGCCCAAGCCCTGCTCGAACACCCGCTGCTCAACGCCCGCATCGAGGGCGAGATGATCGTGCCGTCGGCCACCGCCAACATCGGCCTCGCCGTCGACACCGAGCGCGGCTTGCTCGTCCCGGTGCTGCGCGACGTGCAGACGAAATCGCTCCGCCAGGTTGCCCGCGAGGCAGCGGCGCTGGTCGAGCAGGCCCGGACGGGGCGCATCGCCGCCGGCGACCTGGCCGGCGGCACCTTCACCATCACCAACCTGGGCATGTACGAGATCGACGTTTTCACGCCGATCATCAATCTGCCGGAGTGCGCCATCCTGGGCGTCGGGCGGATCGTGGCCCGGCAGGTCGTGGTGGATGCCGAGGCGGAGGAAGTGGCCATCCGCCGCATGATGTTCCTGAGTCTGACCTTCGACCACCGCCTGGTGGACGGCGCCCCCGCCGCGCGCTTTTTGCAGCGGGTCAAACACTATGTCGAAAAGCCCTACCTGTGGCTGGCAGGGAGCAAGGAGACCTGA
- a CDS encoding C-terminal binding protein codes for MPPFKVVITDFGDPDHSLEAGVLHDSGLDIDLVRLQTRVPEELIPQVADADALIVQWATINRKVVAAMTRCKVISRYGIGVDMVDLQAAGEHGIAVANVPDFCMEEVSDSTIGFIFDLARRTVFLDRYVRAGGWGSSRPLPSWPPPRLRGQTLGIVGLGNIGRSVASKAACLGLTVLATDPYLTPAQAAELGVELVSLDDLLRRADFVTVHCPLNDETRGLIGGAQLALMKPTACLINMARGPVVVQAALYEALANGAITAAALDVLEQEPPDPHDPLLQLDNVIITPHSSSGSVEAVLRLRRDTAQNVVDMLSGRLPRSIVNRAALGWA; via the coding sequence ATGCCACCCTTCAAAGTCGTTATTACCGATTTCGGCGACCCGGATCACAGCCTCGAGGCCGGCGTCCTCCACGATTCGGGCCTCGATATCGATCTCGTCCGCCTGCAAACCAGGGTCCCGGAGGAATTGATCCCGCAGGTGGCCGACGCCGACGCCCTGATCGTGCAGTGGGCAACGATCAACCGCAAGGTCGTCGCCGCCATGACCCGTTGCAAGGTGATCTCGCGCTACGGCATCGGCGTGGACATGGTCGATCTGCAGGCCGCCGGCGAGCACGGCATCGCCGTGGCCAATGTCCCCGATTTCTGCATGGAAGAGGTCAGTGACTCCACCATCGGCTTCATCTTCGACCTCGCCCGCCGCACGGTCTTCCTGGATCGGTACGTGCGGGCAGGTGGATGGGGCTCGTCGCGGCCGCTGCCCTCGTGGCCGCCGCCGCGGTTGCGCGGCCAGACGCTGGGCATCGTCGGGCTGGGCAACATCGGGCGGTCGGTGGCGAGCAAGGCCGCCTGTCTCGGCCTGACCGTGCTCGCCACCGACCCCTACCTGACGCCCGCGCAAGCGGCTGAGCTGGGGGTGGAGTTGGTCTCGCTGGACGACTTGCTGCGCCGTGCGGATTTCGTCACCGTGCACTGCCCGCTGAACGACGAGACGCGCGGGCTGATCGGCGGCGCCCAACTGGCGCTGATGAAGCCGACCGCCTGCCTGATCAACATGGCCCGCGGGCCGGTGGTGGTGCAGGCGGCGCTGTACGAGGCGCTGGCCAACGGCGCCATCACCGCCGCCGCCCTCGACGTGCTCGAACAGGAGCCACCCGATCCCCATGACCCACTGCTGCAACTGGACAACGTGATCATCACGCCGCACTCGTCCAGCGGGTCGGTCGAGGCCGTGCTGCGATTGCGCCGCGACACGGCCCAAAACGTGGTGGACATGCTCAGCGGCAGGCTGCCGCGCTCGATCGTGAATCGCGCCGCCTTGGGCTGGGCCTGA
- a CDS encoding MBL fold metallo-hydrolase: MTSKLASDIKQLRVEPGSLAIFWLGQAGFVYKTPGGTIVYVDAYLSDCVHRLLGDVRYGFKRIMPAPLAPEEVEADVVVCTHSHADHFDYDAIPALARNPNIHFVAAPDCRLEFEKLGVPDHRFTIIHEDETLTYGDVTLTGVFADHGDLAPEALGLLLQVGEIKVWQVADTAYRPEKWQQLFAAGIDVIIPPINGAYGNLDGVEAARLAHDAGARVAIPCHFWMFAEHNGNPAQFLDACKELAPEVRPQLMTQGEVLVHRP; this comes from the coding sequence ATGACCAGCAAACTTGCCTCGGATATCAAGCAACTGCGCGTCGAACCCGGCAGCCTGGCGATCTTCTGGCTGGGGCAGGCGGGGTTTGTCTACAAGACGCCCGGCGGCACGATCGTCTATGTCGATGCCTACCTCAGTGATTGCGTCCACCGCTTGTTGGGCGATGTGCGCTATGGCTTCAAGCGCATCATGCCGGCGCCGCTTGCCCCTGAAGAGGTCGAGGCCGATGTGGTGGTTTGCACGCACTCGCACGCCGACCACTTCGACTACGACGCCATCCCGGCCCTGGCCCGCAACCCCAACATCCACTTCGTCGCCGCGCCCGATTGTCGCCTCGAGTTCGAGAAACTGGGCGTTCCCGACCATCGCTTCACCATCATCCACGAAGATGAGACGCTGACCTACGGCGACGTCACCCTGACCGGCGTCTTCGCCGACCACGGCGACCTCGCGCCCGAGGCGCTGGGGTTGCTGCTGCAAGTCGGCGAGATCAAAGTCTGGCAGGTGGCCGATACGGCCTATCGCCCAGAGAAATGGCAGCAGCTCTTCGCCGCCGGCATCGACGTGATCATCCCGCCCATCAACGGCGCCTACGGCAACCTCGACGGCGTCGAGGCGGCCAGGCTGGCGCATGACGCCGGCGCCAGGGTGGCCATCCCGTGCCATTTCTGGATGTTCGCCGAACACAACGGCAATCCGGCCCAATTTCTCGACGCCTGCAAAGAACTCGCCCCAGAGGTCAGGCCGCAGCTGATGACGCAGGGCGAAGTGCTGGTGCACCGCCCATGA
- a CDS encoding bifunctional 4-hydroxy-2-oxoglutarate aldolase/2-dehydro-3-deoxy-phosphogluconate aldolase, whose translation MARFARLEVLNTIVNTGLAPVFYSGEVEIAKKVAWAIATGGCRLLEFTNRGDFAPEVFKELSHFCQRDLPDLILGAGTITDAPTAALYVAYGANFVVGPSLNPEVARFCNRRKIAYIPGCGSATEIASAEELGAEIVKVFPGDAVGGPEFVKAIRGPSPWTRLMPTGGVQATRENLSAWFKAGVAAVGIGSDLIKREYLQNNDWDALAARTAAVLALIREIRGTL comes from the coding sequence ATGGCGAGATTCGCTCGGCTCGAGGTGCTCAACACCATCGTCAACACCGGCCTGGCGCCGGTCTTCTACAGCGGCGAAGTCGAGATCGCCAAAAAGGTAGCCTGGGCGATCGCGACCGGCGGCTGCCGGCTGTTGGAGTTCACCAACCGCGGCGACTTCGCACCCGAGGTGTTCAAGGAGCTGTCGCATTTCTGCCAGCGCGATCTGCCCGACTTGATCCTGGGCGCCGGCACCATCACCGACGCGCCAACGGCGGCGCTGTATGTCGCCTATGGCGCCAACTTCGTCGTCGGCCCCTCGCTCAACCCCGAGGTCGCCCGCTTCTGCAACCGGCGCAAGATCGCCTACATCCCCGGCTGTGGCAGCGCCACCGAGATCGCCTCGGCTGAGGAACTGGGGGCCGAGATCGTCAAGGTCTTCCCCGGCGATGCGGTGGGCGGCCCTGAGTTTGTCAAGGCCATCCGCGGCCCGTCCCCGTGGACGCGCCTCATGCCGACCGGTGGGGTGCAGGCCACGCGCGAGAATCTCAGCGCCTGGTTCAAAGCCGGGGTCGCCGCCGTCGGCATCGGCAGTGATTTGATCAAGCGGGAGTATCTGCAGAACAATGATTGGGATGCACTGGCAGCCAGGACAGCGGCGGTTCTGGCCTTGATTCGCGAGATCAGAGGGACTCTATGA
- the brxL gene encoding BREX system Lon protease-like protein BrxL, with protein sequence MVRKDLALKFRGQYPVPTYVGEFLLGRYCASTDPAEIAEGLEIVERQMRERTVRPGEEELFKSRARERGSVKLIDLITARLDTASDSYLATLPSLRLRDVRIDADTVAANERMLTGGFYAEIQLEYDAAIAQERNGRPFGVTSLRPIQLSKRGVSDDLARGRAAFTTEEWRQLLLRSVGFEPEQLQRRAQDILLLRMVPFVERNFNMVELGPRGTGKSHLYQQISPYSHLVSGGKATVAQMFVNNATGQRGLVCLYDVVCFDEVSGIAFDQKDGVNIMKGYMEAGEFSRGRENIRAAGSIVMVGNFEVDVEHQQRISHLLGPLPPEMRNDTAFMDRIHAYLPGWDVPKLDRTLFTEHFGLVSDFLSEGWSHLRGENRLPAVASRIRYGGALSGRDANAVNHTVNGLLKLLHPDRELAISDEDLAWAVELALECRRRVKEQQKRIGSAEFRNTHFSYQLGVEGVEKFIVTPELQSTQAIGSDPLPPGQVWGISPGGPDEGAGLYRLDVNVGPGAGVRIVNFPTPGPFRESIKYGEQNLLMRARELVGDRDPRQHEFTVQLRAFDAPKSGAFLGLPAILAFCSALLGKSLKGGLIAVGALNLGGGIDPVVNAVNVAELAIEKGASMLLIPISARRQLNELSDEMAMKLTILFYADAREALLKALGD encoded by the coding sequence GTGGTCCGCAAGGACCTGGCGCTCAAGTTCCGGGGGCAGTACCCCGTGCCGACCTACGTCGGCGAATTCCTGTTGGGGCGTTACTGCGCCAGCACCGACCCGGCCGAGATCGCCGAGGGGCTGGAGATCGTGGAGCGCCAGATGCGCGAGCGCACCGTGCGGCCGGGCGAGGAAGAATTGTTCAAGTCACGGGCGCGCGAGCGCGGCTCGGTCAAGCTGATTGACCTGATCACCGCGCGGCTGGACACCGCCAGCGATTCCTACCTGGCCACTCTGCCCAGCCTGCGCCTGCGCGACGTGCGCATCGACGCCGACACCGTCGCGGCCAATGAGCGCATGCTTACCGGCGGCTTCTACGCCGAGATCCAGCTCGAATACGACGCGGCCATCGCCCAGGAGCGCAACGGCCGGCCCTTCGGCGTCACCTCCCTGCGCCCCATCCAGCTTTCCAAACGCGGCGTGTCGGATGATCTGGCCCGCGGCCGGGCGGCATTCACGACCGAGGAGTGGCGGCAGCTCCTGCTGCGCAGCGTCGGCTTCGAGCCGGAACAGCTCCAGCGGCGAGCGCAGGACATCCTGCTCCTGCGCATGGTCCCGTTCGTCGAGCGCAACTTCAACATGGTGGAGCTTGGCCCGCGCGGCACCGGCAAGTCGCACCTCTACCAGCAAATCTCCCCCTACTCGCACCTGGTCTCCGGCGGCAAGGCCACCGTGGCCCAGATGTTCGTCAACAACGCCACGGGCCAGCGCGGCCTGGTCTGCCTCTATGACGTGGTCTGTTTCGATGAGGTCTCCGGCATCGCCTTCGACCAGAAGGACGGCGTCAACATCATGAAGGGCTACATGGAGGCCGGGGAGTTCAGCCGCGGCCGCGAGAACATCCGCGCCGCCGGCAGCATCGTGATGGTGGGCAACTTCGAGGTGGACGTCGAGCACCAGCAACGGATCAGCCACCTGCTCGGCCCGCTGCCGCCGGAGATGCGCAACGACACCGCGTTCATGGATCGCATCCATGCCTATCTGCCCGGCTGGGACGTGCCCAAGCTCGACCGCACCCTGTTCACCGAGCATTTTGGCCTGGTCAGCGACTTCCTGTCGGAGGGCTGGTCGCACCTGCGTGGGGAGAACCGGCTGCCGGCGGTCGCCAGCCGCATCCGCTACGGGGGCGCGCTCAGCGGCCGCGACGCCAACGCGGTCAACCACACGGTCAACGGCCTGCTCAAGCTGCTCCACCCCGACCGCGAGCTGGCGATCAGCGACGAAGATCTCGCCTGGGCCGTGGAGCTGGCGCTGGAGTGCCGCCGCCGGGTGAAGGAGCAGCAGAAGCGCATCGGCAGCGCTGAGTTCCGCAACACCCATTTTAGCTACCAACTCGGCGTCGAAGGGGTCGAGAAGTTCATCGTGACGCCGGAACTGCAAAGCACCCAGGCCATCGGCAGCGACCCCCTGCCGCCGGGCCAGGTCTGGGGCATCAGCCCGGGCGGGCCGGACGAAGGCGCCGGCCTCTATCGCCTTGACGTCAATGTCGGGCCGGGCGCCGGCGTGCGCATCGTCAACTTCCCCACACCAGGACCGTTTCGCGAGAGCATCAAGTACGGCGAGCAGAACCTGCTCATGCGCGCCCGCGAGTTGGTCGGCGACCGCGATCCGCGCCAGCATGAGTTCACCGTGCAGTTGCGCGCCTTCGATGCGCCCAAGAGCGGCGCCTTTCTCGGCCTCCCCGCCATCCTGGCGTTTTGCAGCGCGCTGTTGGGCAAGAGCCTCAAAGGCGGGCTGATCGCGGTGGGCGCACTCAACCTGGGCGGCGGCATTGATCCGGTGGTTAACGCGGTCAATGTGGCCGAGCTGGCGATCGAGAAAGGCGCCTCCATGCTCCTGATTCCGATCTCCGCCCGCCGACAGTTGAACGAGCTGTCGGACGAGATGGCGATGAAGCTGACGATCCTGTTCTACGCGGACGCGCGCGAGGCGCTGTTGAAGGCGTTGGGAGATTGA
- the pglZ gene encoding BREX-1 system phosphatase PglZ type B, translated as MKDSITFLDTLVIALQRAGDFNKNDQAPPAAILWPDKERQWEPLLPALRLRLPLLTLDSYDPAAHSGPASYLRCIIAGALDETLPAGGVPVIYLPGVSRQDVRAVEECPKPLQPLAELQYRGVIFSHKNGRDWTIAGFLQAADGLGIAVGSDAATREAMQRALLKLAHEPIARLKKEAPLKAAFFDELLNPDQVRRLLLWLNDPTGYPDSLTPAEWYAFCALCKQKYGFHPLDDGALAGAERLGRRQGAWQNVWDRFEENPEGYPNLPELLARAQPQLSLFGESTPVWPNYNRTAEEALRSALLALGAAAPADARNTIAHLEADHGPRRTWVWAKLGQAPLASALQHLAALAGATEKPLGGATVADIAAAYTEKGWQADAAALDALAAVEAAEDVAAVKAAVAALYRPWLEKAAAVLQTAVLGNPAASYAPGPPPAAEAGTCILFSDALRFDVGKKLAAALERRGLACKIGWRLAALPTVTPTAKPAVAPVAGQMAGSGEPGLTPIVKATGASSTAAALRKLLEGAGYQILTGDALGDSIGMAWTELGAIDQYGHEHGWKLSHHLPAELRGLERRIDALLAHGWQQVVVVTDHGWLLLPLGLSLGTKPLGLSLGTKPDGLPKVELPQHLTVVRKGRCAVLKEGAQTDQHTIPWHWDGDVRIAVASGIACYEAGVEYEHGGISPQECVTPVITVSKPVAATTVEAAITAMTWKGLRCAITVSGAGAGMTVDLRTKTGNAATSLAAPKAVEAGAASLLVEDDDQLGAAAFVVLLNAEGALVAQAQTTVGG; from the coding sequence ATGAAAGACTCAATCACTTTTCTCGATACCCTGGTCATTGCGTTGCAACGCGCCGGCGACTTCAACAAGAACGACCAGGCGCCGCCCGCCGCCATCCTCTGGCCGGACAAGGAGCGCCAGTGGGAGCCGCTGCTGCCGGCGCTGCGTCTGCGGTTACCCTTGTTGACCCTGGACAGCTATGACCCGGCCGCGCACAGCGGCCCGGCCAGCTACCTGCGCTGCATCATCGCCGGTGCGCTGGACGAGACCCTGCCCGCCGGCGGCGTCCCGGTGATCTACCTGCCCGGCGTCAGCCGCCAGGATGTGCGCGCGGTGGAGGAGTGCCCCAAGCCGTTGCAACCGCTGGCTGAGCTGCAATACCGCGGCGTCATCTTCTCGCACAAGAACGGCCGCGACTGGACGATCGCGGGCTTCTTGCAGGCGGCCGACGGCCTGGGCATTGCCGTGGGCTCGGACGCAGCGACGCGCGAGGCGATGCAGCGCGCGCTGCTCAAGCTGGCGCACGAGCCGATAGCGCGACTGAAGAAGGAAGCGCCGCTCAAGGCCGCCTTCTTCGATGAGCTGCTGAATCCAGACCAGGTGAGGCGACTGCTCCTCTGGCTGAACGACCCGACGGGCTACCCCGATAGCCTGACGCCGGCCGAGTGGTATGCCTTCTGCGCCCTCTGCAAGCAGAAGTACGGCTTTCACCCCCTGGATGACGGCGCACTGGCCGGCGCGGAACGGCTGGGGCGCCGCCAAGGCGCCTGGCAGAACGTCTGGGACCGCTTCGAGGAGAACCCCGAAGGGTATCCCAACCTGCCGGAGCTCCTGGCCCGCGCCCAACCGCAACTCAGTCTCTTCGGCGAGAGCACACCCGTTTGGCCGAATTACAACCGGACCGCAGAGGAGGCGCTGCGCTCTGCGCTGTTGGCGCTTGGCGCCGCTGCGCCGGCCGACGCACGCAACACCATCGCCCATCTCGAGGCCGACCATGGCCCGCGGCGAACGTGGGTCTGGGCCAAGTTGGGGCAGGCGCCGCTGGCGAGTGCCTTGCAGCACCTGGCCGCCCTGGCCGGCGCCACGGAGAAGCCGCTGGGCGGCGCGACTGTGGCCGACATCGCCGCGGCCTACACCGAGAAGGGCTGGCAGGCCGACGCCGCCGCCCTGGATGCACTGGCCGCGGTCGAGGCCGCCGAAGATGTGGCCGCGGTCAAGGCGGCGGTGGCGGCGCTCTACCGTCCGTGGCTGGAAAAGGCCGCGGCCGTACTGCAAACCGCCGTGCTTGGCAACCCGGCGGCCAGCTACGCACCGGGGCCGCCGCCGGCAGCCGAGGCGGGCACGTGCATCTTGTTCAGCGATGCGTTGCGCTTCGATGTCGGCAAGAAGCTGGCTGCCGCATTGGAACGCCGGGGCTTAGCATGTAAAATCGGCTGGCGTCTGGCCGCCCTGCCGACGGTGACGCCTACGGCCAAACCGGCGGTCGCGCCAGTGGCCGGGCAGATGGCGGGCAGCGGTGAGCCGGGCTTGACCCCAATCGTCAAAGCGACTGGCGCCAGCAGCACGGCAGCCGCCCTGCGCAAGCTGCTCGAAGGGGCCGGCTATCAGATTCTGACCGGCGACGCGCTGGGCGATTCCATCGGCATGGCCTGGACGGAGCTCGGTGCGATTGACCAATACGGCCACGAGCATGGGTGGAAGCTGAGCCATCACCTGCCGGCCGAGCTGCGGGGCCTCGAAAGGCGGATCGATGCGCTGTTGGCGCATGGCTGGCAGCAGGTCGTGGTCGTCACCGACCACGGCTGGCTCCTGCTGCCCCTCGGGCTGAGCCTCGGGACGAAGCCCCTCGGGCTGAGCCTCGGGACGAAGCCCGACGGCCTGCCCAAGGTCGAGCTGCCGCAGCACCTGACGGTCGTGCGCAAGGGTCGCTGCGCGGTGCTCAAAGAGGGCGCCCAGACCGACCAGCACACGATCCCATGGCATTGGGACGGGGACGTGCGGATCGCCGTGGCTTCGGGCATCGCCTGTTACGAGGCCGGGGTAGAGTACGAGCACGGCGGCATCAGCCCGCAGGAGTGCGTGACGCCAGTCATCACGGTCTCCAAGCCGGTCGCTGCAACCACGGTGGAGGCGGCGATCACCGCCATGACCTGGAAGGGGCTGCGCTGCGCGATCACCGTCAGCGGAGCCGGCGCGGGCATGACCGTTGACCTCCGCACCAAGACCGGCAATGCGGCCACGTCGCTGGCCGCGCCGAAAGCGGTTGAGGCCGGCGCCGCCTCGCTGCTGGTCGAGGATGATGATCAGTTGGGCGCGGCCGCGTTTGTCGTGCTGTTGAATGCGGAAGGCGCGCTTGTGGCGCAGGCGCAGACCACCGTGGGCGGGTGA
- a CDS encoding Fic family protein gives MIREVHQRLMEGVRGEYATPGEFRRSQNWIGRPGCTLNEAAFVPPPPDEMLAALGALEKYLHDETEGYPPLIRLALIHYQFEAIHPFLDGNGRIGRLLISLLLGDWKLLPLPLLYLSAYFERHRQPYYDLLFAVSERGVWHEWVVFFLRQMGESTYGKTYIADEIIAIISGHAEANSTFGLES, from the coding sequence TTGATCCGTGAAGTCCACCAGCGGCTGATGGAAGGTGTGCGCGGCGAGTACGCCACGCCTGGGGAGTTCCGCCGCAGCCAAAACTGGATCGGTCGCCCCGGTTGTACGCTCAACGAGGCCGCTTTCGTGCCGCCGCCGCCCGATGAAATGCTCGCTGCGCTCGGCGCCCTGGAGAAGTATCTACACGATGAAACCGAGGGCTATCCGCCGTTGATCCGACTGGCGTTGATCCACTATCAGTTCGAAGCGATCCACCCCTTCCTGGACGGCAACGGCCGTATCGGGCGTTTGCTGATCTCTCTTTTGCTGGGCGACTGGAAGCTGTTGCCGCTTCCATTACTCTATTTGAGCGCCTATTTCGAGCGTCACCGGCAGCCGTATTACGACCTGCTGTTTGCCGTGAGCGAACGCGGCGTCTGGCATGAATGGGTCGTTTTCTTCCTGCGCCAGATGGGCGAGTCAACCTATGGTAAAACGTACATAGCCGACGAGATCATAGCGATCATTAGCGGACACGCCGAAGCAAATTCAACTTTCGGCCTTGAAAGTTAA